Within the Bradysia coprophila strain Holo2 chromosome X unlocalized genomic scaffold, BU_Bcop_v1 contig_173, whole genome shotgun sequence genome, the region tttcattttttcttataattcgctgaaATGATAGAAGTTTGagtattatttgattttttttacctttttttttatttcgtgatgtttttccggtcaccactccaagtactaaccgcgacgaatgatgcttaactttgGGATTCGACTGCCAGCCACCTTACGCGTGTTGCTAAATTGGATATATCTACGTGTAggtcttatttcgaaccgttgttacaaaaactttgagaccgaacgagtggtctttcttggattatttttcgttggattttacgagactggccgagtggtctcgttttgaatattttacgagaatgtaagagaccgactgagtggtctttcttggattatttttcgttggactttacgagactgaccgagtggtctcgttttgaatattttacgagaatgtaagagaccgactgagtggtctttcttggattatttttcgttggactttacgagactgaccgagtggtctcgttttgaatattttacgagaatgtaagagaccgaccgagtggtctttcttggattatttttcgttggactttacgagactggccgagtggtctcgttgtaagaaaatatttttttagatgatgagaccaactgagaggtctcatttcagaaaaatgtttttttggactttagataccgtgagagaagtctcattgcaagaaaatatttttttagatgatgagaccaactgagatttttttagatgatgagaccaactgagaggtctcatttcagaaaaatgtttttttggactttagaTACCGTACGAGAAGTCtcaatgcaagaaaatatatttttaaatgatgagaccaactgagaggtctcattccagaaaaatgttttttttggactttagataccatgagagaagtctcattgcaagaaaatatttttttagatgatgagaccaactgagaggtctcatttcagaaaaatgtttttaagacATAAACTTTCGTTACAATTACTTTGCAATGTAAGACgacatgtttttcatttaaaaaataaatagaaaaaagacGAGAAAAAACACCCTCTTAGCCTCTTCTGGaatgagacctctcagttggtctcatgatttacaaaatatattttcttgcattgaGACTTATCGGACGGTatctaaagtaaaaaaaaaacatttttctgaaatgagacctctcagttggtctcatgatttacaaaatatattttcttgcattgaGACTTATCGGACGGTatctaaagtaaaaaaaaaacatttttctgaaatgagacctctcagttggtctcatgatttacaaaatatattttcttgcattgaGACTTATCGGACGGTatctaaagtaaaaaaaaaacatttttctgaaatgagacctctcagttggtctcatgatttacaaaatatattttcttgcattgaGACTTCTCGGACGGTAtctaaagtccaaaaaaacatttttctgaaatgagacctctcagttggtctcatcatctaaaaaaatattttcttacaacgagaccactcggacagtctcgtaaaatccaacaaaaaataatccaagaaagactactcggtcggtctcttacattctcgtaaaatattcaaaacggaccactcggccagtctcgtaaagtccaacgaaaaataatccaagaaagaccactcggtcggtctctaacattctcctaaaatattcaaaaagagaccactcggccagtctcgtaaaatccaacaaaaaataatccaagaaagactactcggtcggtctcttacattctcgtaaaatattcaaaacgagaccactcggccagtctcgtaaagtccaacgaaaaataatccaagaaagaccactcggtcgatctcttacattctcctaaaatattcaaaacgagaccactcggtcagtctcgtaaagtccaacgaaaaatattccaagaaagaccactcggtcggtctctgaCATTCTCGTAAagtattcaaaacgagaccactcgggcagtctcgtaaagtccaacgaaaaatattccaagaaagaccactcggtcagtctctaacattctcctaaaatattcaaaaagagaccactcggccagtctcgtaaaatccaacaaaaaataatccaagaaagactactcggtcggtctcttacattctcgtaaaatattcaaaacgagaccactcggccagtctcgtaaagtccaacgaaaaataatccaagaaagaccactcggtcgatctcttacattctcctaaaatattcaaaacgagaccactcggtcagtctcgtaaagtccaacgaaaaatattccaagaaagaccactcggtcggtctctgaCATTCTCGTAAagtattcaaaacgagaccactcgggcagtctcgtaaagtccaacgaaaaatattccaagaaagaccactcggtcagtctctaacattctcctaaaatattcaaaaagagaccactcggccagtctcgtaaaatccaacaaaaaataatccaagaaagactactcggtcggtctcttacattctcgtaaaatattcaaaacgagaccactcggccagtctcgtaaagtccaacgaaaaatattccaagaaagaccactcggtcggtctctaacattctcctaaaatattcaaaaagagaccactcggccagtctcgtaaaatccaacaaaaaataatccaagaaagactactcggtcggtctcttacattctcgtaaaatattcaaaacgagaccactcggccagtctcgtaaagtccaacgaaaaataatccaagaaagactactcggtcggtctcttactttctcgtaaaatattcaaaacgagaccactcggccagtctcgtaaaatccaacaaaaaataatccaagaaagaccactcggtcggtctcttactttctcgtaaaatattcaaaacgagaccactcggccagtctcgtaaagtccaacgaaaaataatccaagaaagactactcggtcggtctcttacattctcgtaaaatattcaaaacgagaccactcggccagtctcgtaaagtccaacgaaaaatattccaagaaagaccactcggtcggtctcaaaagtctcgtaaaatattgaaaaagagaccactcggccggTCTCGTTCACTATTTGTTCAACAATcatcaaagaaaagaaaaagtgagAATGAAATGAGACTGAATACGTAAGGAGACTGAAATGAGACCGTTGATCATGCTCATTTTACAGTCTCACTgagaactaaatttttactCGGGGCAAACTAACTTATTCCAACGTTTAGAGTCATGTAATGCTTTTTCAGATGAATGTGCAGTTTAGTGTACTTCCTTGAAATTGGAGACCATGCATAGTAAATCTTGCGACTGCATAGAAGTGAGTTTGCGTTCTAAAAGAAACCTGGTACATTATTTaagttcaatttaaattgtgtTCCAATAACTGTGAACCTTAATGCATTTTTCGTGGCAATGCTGAAGTCATCTATCAACAAAAGCCTGTCCAATACAAGAATCGTAACATCAGAAGAGGAAGTAAAAACTTTGGACTTCGGAAAAACTTCGGCTACTTCGCACTCACAgaccaattttcatttcacgGTTTTTCCctttaatttttgcgtttcTTTCCCGGCATTAGTTTTCGTCCACTAATCAGGTATACCTCGATCTCGTTCATTTCACACAATAACTATCTCAATTTTGACCTGTTAACGACAGATCACGCTTCGAGCAATAAGCTTTAGCTGGAGAGATGTCATGTATTAGAATGTAGGAAGTAAATGACTTTCTAACAGACGCAGTAATTTCACCGGCTGCCTACTTGACTGACCAAAGAAAAAGTCCAAATTATCttcaactttcatttttatttgcgATAATTAGAATATATCACATGGATTGTTTCAGCTTAGGCTTCAACATGACGAATGCCACCGCCTGGCTTGTGATTTTGGGCCAAGAAATCTGCATATTGCTGGTATGGTGTTTTACCAAGTGGCATTTCTTTCCACAAATCCGGTGTCAAGTAAGCGTAGGTCTTCGCGATGGCAGCATAAGTAGCCTTGGCGAAGTTACCCAATGTACCGGTGGAGCCACGAGCAGATGTGTAGCAATCGTCAATACCAGCCATCATGAGCAGTTTTTTCGGTACTGGAGCTGAAACGATGCCAGTACCACGAGGAGCTGGAATCAATCGTACCAATACTGAACCGCACTTTCCAGTTACCTGTAACatgaaacgaaatgaaattagaaatttgtttgaaatttgtgtcacCAACGGTTTCTAGGCAAATGAAAGAAGTTCAGACACCTTTAGACCGTCATTAGGAACTTCCGGAGGAAACCGcaaaaggaaaacaaaatgGTTCATCACGACAAGACGACTGAGAgaccaaaattttaatttttctgataATTACCTTGCATGGCACTGTATGGGGTTTGCCAATCTTGTTACCCCAGTAGCCTCGTCGAACTGGTACAACTGAGAGTTTCGCCAAAATAATGGCTCCGCGGATAGCAGTTGCAACTTCCTTGCTACACTTGACTCCCAAACCGATGTGACCATTGCTGTCGCCAATAGCTACGAAAGCCTTGAAACGTGTACGTTGACCGGCACGCGTTTGTTTCTGGACAGGCATGATTTTTAGTACTTCGTCCTTGAGCACGGTTCCAAGGAAGAAATCGATGATTTCGAACTCCTTGATTGGCAGAGAGTACAAGTAGATCTCTTCCAAAGTTTTGATATGTCCCTCACGCACGAGACGACCCAGTTTGGTTACTGGAACCCATTCCTTTTGATCTTCCTTTCCACGGCCTCTTCCACGACCACGACCACGGCCGCGACCTCTACTGCCACCACGTCCACGAGAACCAAATCCACCTCTTCCGCCACGGGCTGGAGCTGCGTCCGCCATTATTCTACGTTTTGAGAAATAGGAAAATAATCTTAGTTAGGCTCACAAGAGGACAGAGGGACAGCGAAATTTTGAGGTTATGTGTAAATCAGACGCCTTTGCCCATCATTAGGCATTATTGCCTTCTGGTGGAAACCGcaaaaggaaattaaatttttacatcATTTAACACACATAACAAACATATCATCGAAAG harbors:
- the LOC119068036 gene encoding 40S ribosomal protein S2, encoding MADAAPARGGRGGFGSRGRGGSRGRGRGRGRGRGRGKEDQKEWVPVTKLGRLVREGHIKTLEEIYLYSLPIKEFEIIDFFLGTVLKDEVLKIMPVQKQTRAGQRTRFKAFVAIGDSNGHIGLGVKCSKEVATAIRGAIILAKLSVVPVRRGYWGNKIGKPHTVPCKVTGKCGSVLVRLIPAPRGTGIVSAPVPKKLLMMAGIDDCYTSARGSTGTLGNFAKATYAAIAKTYAYLTPDLWKEMPLGKTPYQQYADFLAQNHKPGGGIRHVEA